From one Trifolium pratense cultivar HEN17-A07 linkage group LG1, ARS_RC_1.1, whole genome shotgun sequence genomic stretch:
- the LOC123909369 gene encoding E3 ubiquitin-protein ligase RFI2-like: MGLGNDEEEDNNNKVVDEGNKSFGSVSCSICLEVVTDNGDRSFAKLLCGHQFHLDCIGSAFNIKGAMQCPNCRKIEKGQWLYANGSRSYPEFSMDDWTHDEDLYDLSYSEMSFGVHWCPFGNLARLPSSFEEGEFSSTAYPDIIGQHAVFAEHTTVSSASHPCPYVAYFGPIHPSSSNSGGAVSEAPNFNHWNGSSMPTDMPAPYTFPAVDLHYHSWEHHTPPFSTASSRLVPTDQPSVSPASQRPVRGGSDVPRSGSFMPPFLVGHSSAARAGSSIGSSMIPPYPGSNARARDRVQALQAYYQPQQHPNSTTMRTPVSSVPRRASSHSGSTQLAPVATSPDPSGGFFLIPSSSSGRNFQEENHLPSRFHAWERDHLPSLSLGQGDRDSGWRPYHQTANRSDPINRSGNFRFRHGSDRMPSQNR; this comes from the exons aTGGGTCTTGGTAACGACGAGGAAgaggataataataataaggttgTAGATGAAGGAAACAAGTCTTTTGGGTCGGtgtcttgttcaatttgtcttGAAGTTGTTACCGATAATGGTGATAGATCCTTTGCTAAGCTTCTTTGTGGACATCAATTTCATCTTG ATTGCATTGGTTCCGCATTCAATATAAAAGGAGCAATGCAATGTCCTAATTGTCGGAAGATTGAGAAAGGTCAATGGCTTTATGCTAATGGTTCCCGGTCATATCCAGAATTCAGCATGGATGATTGGACACATGATGAGGACCTATATGATCTTAGCTACTCTGAAATG TCCTTTGGAGTTCATTGGTGCCCATTTGGCAACCTGGCACGGCTTCCATCATCTTTTGA GGAAGGCGAATTTTCATCGACTGCAT ATCCTGATATAATTGGACAACATGCTGTATTTGCTGAACATACGACGGTATCATCTGCTAGTCATCCTTGCCCGTATGTTGCTTACTTTGGACCTATACATCCATCCTCCTCCAATTCAGGTGGAGCTGTATCAGAAGCGCCCAACTTCAACCATTGGAACGGCTCATCTATGCCTACTGACATGCCAGCCCCCTACACATTTCCTGCAGTGGATCTTCATTATCACAGTTGGGAGCACCATACCCCTCCTTTCTCTACTGCAAGCAGTCGTCTAGTTCCTACTGATCAGCCCTCAGTGTCACCCGCTAGTCAAAGGCCAGTCAGAGGTGGTTCGGATGTACCGAGATCAGGATCTTTTATGCCTCCCTTTCTTGTTGGTCACAG TTCTGCCGCGAGAGCAGGCAGCTCAATTGGTTCCTCCATGATCCCTCCTTATCCCGGTAGCAATGCTCGAGCCCGTGATAGAGTCCAGGCACTTCAGGCATATTATCAACCGCAGCAACATCCTAACTCAACTACAATGCGGACGCCTGTTTCTTCTGTTCCCCGAAGAGCCAGCAGTCACAGTGGTTCAACTCAACTAGCACCAGTGGCCACATCACCAGATCCAAGTGGTGGCTTCTTCCTTATCCCATCAAGTTCATCAGGACGTAATTTCCAAGAAGAAAACCATCTACCAAGTCGCTTCCATGCTTGGGAAAGAGACCACTTGCCTTCATTGTCGTTGGGCCAAGGTGATAGAGATTCAGGCTGGAGACCATACCACCAAACCGCAAACCGGTCAGACCCAATTAACAGGTCCGGCAACTTTCGGTTCAGGCATGGTTCAGATAGAATGCCTTCACAAAATCGGTAA
- the LOC123909397 gene encoding 26S proteasome regulatory subunit 6A homolog, translating into MASAMVEDANFEDDQLANMNTDDIGRASRLLDTENRILKEELQRTNLELESCKENIKENQEKIKLNKQLPYLVGNIVEILEMNPEDEAEEDGANIDLDSQRKGKCVVLKTSTRQTIFLPVVGLVDPDNLKPGDLVGVNKDSYLILDTLPSEYDSRVKAMEVDEKPTEDYNDIGGLEKQIQELVEAIVLPMTHKERFQKLGIRPPKGVLLYGPPGTGKTLMARACAAQTNATFLKLAGPQLVQMFIGDGAKLVRDAFQLAKEKSPCIIFIDEIDAIGTKRFDSEVSGDREVQRTMLELLNQLDGFSSDDRIKVIAATNRADILDPALMRSGRLDRKIEFPHPTEEARARILQIHSRKMNVHPDVNFEELARSTDDFNGAQLKAVCVEAGMLALRRDATEVNHEDFNEGIIQVQAKKKASLNYYA; encoded by the exons ATGGCGAGCGCAATGGTTGAAGATGCAAACTTCGAAGATGATCAGTTAGCAAATATGAACACCGATGACATCGGTAGAGCTTCTCGTCTTCTTGACACCGAGAACCGTATCCTCAAG GAAGAGTTGCAGAGAACGAATCTGGAATTGGAATCGTGTAAAGAGAATATTAAGGAAAATCAGGAGAAGATTAAGCTTAATAAACAATTGCCCTACCTTGTTGGTAACATTGTTGAG ATCTTGGAGATGAATCCTGAAGATGAAGCCGAAGAAGATGGTGCCAATATTGATCTTGACTCACAGAGGAAGGGAAAATGTGTTGTGCTGAAAACCTCTACTCGACAG ACAATCTTTCTTCCGGTTGTTGGACTTGTCGACCCTGACAATCTAAAACCTGGTGATCTTGTTGGTGTAAACAAAGATAGTTACTTAATCTTGGATACTCTTCCTTCTGAGTATGATTCTAGAGTTAAGGCTATGGAAGTCGATGAAAAGCCAACAGAGGACTACAATGACATTGGTGGATTAGAGAAGCAG ATCCAAGAATTGGTTGAAGCTATTGTTTTGCCAATGACCCACAAAGAACGCTTCCAGAAGTTAGGAATTCGTCCTCCCAAGGGAGTGCTCTTATATGGACCACCAGGGACTGGAAAAACTTTAATGGCCCGTGCCTGTGCTGCACAGACAAATGCCACTTTTCTGAAGTTGGCAGGTCCTCAGCTTGTGCAG ATGTTCATAGGTGATGGAGCAAAACTTGTTCGTGATGCATTTCAACTTGCAAAAGAGAAGTCACCATGCATTATATTTATTGATGAAATTGATGCAATTGGTACCAAGCGTTTTGATAG TGAAGTGAGTGGGGACAGGGAGGTACAAAGAACTATGTTAGAGTTGCTCAATCAGCTTGATGGTTTTAGTAGTGATGACCGGATTAAG GTGATAGCTGCAACTAACCGTGCTGATATTCTTGATCCCGCCCTAATGCGTTCTGGTCGATTGGACCGTAAGATCGAGTTTCCACACCCAACTGAAGAAGCAAGAGCTCGAATTCTGCAG ATCCATTCAAGGAAGATGAATGTTCACCCCGATGTCAACTTTGAAGAACTAGCTCGGTCCACAGATGATTTCAACGGAGCACAACTGAAGGCTGTCTGTGTTGAGGCTGGCATGTTGGCTCTACGCCGTGATGCTACCGAG GTGAACCATGAGGACTTCAATGAAGGTATAATTCAAGTCCAAGCAAAGAAGAAAGCAAGCCTGAACTATTATGCTTAA
- the LOC123909379 gene encoding translationally-controlled tumor protein homolog — MLVYQDLLTGDELLSDSFPYKELENGLLWEVEGKWVVQGAVDVDIGANPSAEGGGEDEGVDDQAVKVVDIVDTFRLQEQPAFDKKQFVTFMKRYIKLLTPKLEGEKQELFKKHIEGATKYLLPKLKDLQFFVGESMHDDGSLVFAYYKDGATDPTFIYFAYGLKEIKC; from the exons ATGCTTGTCTACCAGGATCTTCTCACAG GTGATGAGCTTCTCTCTGACTCATTCCCCTACAAGGAACTTGAGAATGGATTGTTGTGGGAAGTTGAAGGAAAG TGGGTTGTTCAAGGAGCAGTTGATGTAGACATTGGTGCTAACCCTTCCGCAGAAGGCGGAGGCGAAGATGAAGGTGTTGATGATCAAGCTGTCAAAGTTGTCGACATTGTCGACACTTTCAGACTTCAGGAACAACCAGCTTTTGATAAGAAGCAATTTGTGACTTTCATGAAGAGATATATTAAGTTGCTAACACCTAAATTAGAGGGTGAGAAACAAGAGTTGTTTAAGAAGCACATTGAAGGAGCAACTAAGTATCTTCTCCCAAAACTCAAGGACCTTCAATT CTTTGTTGGTGAGAGCATGCATGATGATGGAAGTCTCGTGTTTGCTTATTACAAGGATGGTGCCACTGATCCAACTTTTATCTACTTTGCTTATGGCTTGAAGGAAATCAAGTGCTAA
- the LOC123909390 gene encoding 26S proteasome regulatory subunit 6A homolog produces the protein MASAMVEDANFEDDQLATMNTDDIVRASRLLDNEIRILKEELQRTNLELESYKEKIKENQEKIKLNKQLPYLVGNIVEILEMNPEDEAEEDGANIDLDSQRKGKCVVLKTSTRQTIFLPVVGLVDPDKLKPGDLVGVNKDSYLILDTLPSEYDSRVKAMEVDEKPTEDYNDIGGLEKQIQELVEAIVLPMTHKERFQKLGIRPPKGVLLYGPPGTGKTLMARACAAQTNATFLKLAGPQLVQMFIGDGAKLVRDAFQLAKEKSPCIIFIDEIDAIGTKRFDSEVSGDREVQRTMLELLNQLDGFSSDDRIKVIAATNRADILDPALMRSGRLDRKIEFPHPTEEARARILQIHSRKMNVHPDVNFEELARSTDDFNGAQLKAVCVEAGMLALRRDATEVNHEDFNEGIIQVQAKKKASLNYYA, from the exons ATGGCGAGCGCAATGGTTGAAGATGCGAACTTCGAAGATGATCAGTTAGCGACTATGAACACCGACGATATCGTCAGAGCATCTCGTCTTCTCGATAACGAGATCCGTATCCTCAAG GAAGAGTTGCAGAGAACGAATCTGGAATTGGAATCGTATAAAGAGAAGATTAAGGAAAATCAGGAGAAGATTAAACTTAATAAACAATTGCCCTACCTTGTTGGTAACATTGTTGAG ATCTTGGAAATGAATCCTGAAGATGAAGCCGAAGAAGATGGTGCCAATATTGATCTTGACTCACAAAGGAAGGGCAAATGTGTTGTGCTGAAAACTTCTACTCGACAG ACAATATTTCTTCCAGTTGTTGGACTTGTCGACCCTGACAAGCTAAAACCTGGTGATCTTGTTGGTGTAAACAAAGATAGTTACTTAATCTTGGATACTCTTCCTTCCGAGTATGATTCTAGAGTTAAGGCTATGGAAGTTGATGAAAAGCCAACAGAAGACTACAATGACATTGGTGGATTAGAGAAGCAG ATCCAAGAATTGGTTGAAGCCATTGTTTTGCCAATGACCCACAAAGAACGCTTCCAGAAGTTAGGAATTCGTCCTCCCAAGGGAGTGCTCTTATATGGACCACCAGGGACTGGAAAAACTTTAATGGCCCGTGCCTGTGCTGCACAGACAAATGCCACTTTTCTGAAGTTGGCAGGTCCTCAGCTTGTCCAG ATGTTCATAGGAGATGGAGCAAAACTTGTTCGTGATGCATTTCAACTTGCAAAAGAGAAGTCACCATGtattatatttattgatgaAATTGATGCAATTGGAACAAAACGTTTTGATAG TGAAGTGAGCGGGGACAGGGAGGTACAAAGAACTATGTTAGAGTTGCTCAATCAGCTTGATGGTTTTAGTAGTGATGACCGGATTAAG GTGATAGCTGCAACTAACCGTGCTGATATTCTTGATCCCGCCCTCATGCGATCTGGTCGATTGGACCGGAAGATCGAGTTTCCACACCCAACCGAAGAAGCAAGAGCTCGAATTCTGCAG ATCCATTCAAGGAAGATGAATGTTCACCCCGATGTCAACTTTGAAGAACTAGCTCGGTCCACCGACGATTTCAACGGAGCACAACTGAAGGCTGTCTGTGTTGAGGCTGGCATGTTGGCTCTACGCCGTGATGCTACTGAG GTGAACCATGAGGACTTCAATGAAGGTATAATTCAAGTCCAAGCAAAGAAGAAAGCAAGCCTGAACTATTATGCTTAA